The following proteins are co-located in the Dromiciops gliroides isolate mDroGli1 chromosome 2, mDroGli1.pri, whole genome shotgun sequence genome:
- the ANKRD11 gene encoding ankyrin repeat domain-containing protein 11 isoform X1, with protein MPKGGCSKAPQLEDFSLSNDMVEKQTGKKDKDKVSLTKTPKLDRSDGGKEVKERATKRKLPFTVGTNGDQKDSDTEKQGPERKRIKKEPATRKPGLLFGMGLSGIRAGYPLSERQQVALLMQMTAEESANSPVDTTPKHPSQSTVCQKGTPNSASKTKDKVNKRNERGETRLHRAAIRGDARRIKELINEGADVNVKDFAGWTALHEACNRGYYDVAKQLLAAGAEVNTKGLDDDTPLHDAANNGHYKVVKLLLRYGGNPHQSNRKGETPLKVANSPTMVNLLLGKGTYTSSEESSTESSEEEDAPSFAPSSSVDGNNTDSEFEKGLKHKAKNQEPPKTVTPVKDEYEFDEDDEQDRVPPVDDKHLLKKDYRKETKSNSFISIPKMEVKTYTKNNTIAPKKAAHRILSDTSDEEDASVTVGTGEKLRLSAHSVLPSNKTRESSNIKQQKEKNKVKKKRKKETKGKEVRFGKKNDKFCSSESESENLESDEDDRDSVESSNCLKDSTIVLKEPSLFSSLSASSTSSHASLGSQKQNSNLAEQHSKHWRTDNWKTISSPAWSDVSSLSDSTRTRLTSESDYTSEDSSLASLKPVRKKQEHKKKNAPHNTVSEKKNSFHSNVDGAIPKLDKEGKVVKKHKTKHKHKNKDKGQCSNNQDIKLKSFSYDYEDSKQKSDKALIVDSENPIENKLKVLKHDREHFKKEEKIIKTKSEEKEWLFKDEIIKVSKEEKSLKRVKDGSKELSKAFREEKDRSSKTEKEKSVKEKSPKEEKLRIHKEERKKKSKDKQSKSEKKNDMKEEKISKSEKEKTFKEDKEKFKKEKVYREESGFDEFCNKSQFLENEDSKFSLSDDQQERWFSDLSDSSFDFKGEDSWDSPVTDYREIKNDSVAKLILETVKEETKEKKRDNKNKEKREYNEKRNEKDSFFKKKDRDYLDKTSEKKKDPMEKHKSISSYLSEKEKRRKDSADGIKERKEKDVGDSCKERKDSFDSSKDRKDAKVKQEETYRDDLKEYGCENFFKDKLDSEFGKNLETWERHHSGKEKDKKDTIDKDKKEKQKSDKYKEKSKEIDKEKNEKSILEKNQKDKELDKCFKEKKETKEKYKDLHNKDKERKSSLDQIKEKKDKNFSGTISEDFAEKRDEKKTKDKSWYIADIFTDESEDEKEEYSTGGFKIGDTIGNEVPRSENVQEKDEDKEPYTSEKHRKYSSDKQHSGEKQKDKESKEKKKEKGLTEGGKDKKEKNFEKHKDKKDKDSIEKYKDRKDRTSIDSIQEKKSKQKIPEKVERKHSTDDKVKNKHKEKLDKEHSKERKSSKGGDMEKSLLEKLEEEALNEYRDDSNDKISELSSDSFTDRGQDPGMSSLLESSFAEPAEDKFKDSISFPSLQDKLKEKERHRHSSSSSKKSHEREKAKKEKSEKKEKGDDFKDSRKESTQYEKDFSLDGDAFGISYNMKTEVDDELDKTIEFFSEKKDKNDSERELSKKSEKEKVYASNSISTTKEKKKRDKHREKWKDEKEKHREKHTDGFFKHHKDEQKSVIKEKDSSQVNAFKDKSKDESVKLSESRLKEKEKSDSLKISNGNDKIPPSKDTAKKDTRPREKLLGDGDLMMTSFERMLCQKDLEIEERHKRHKERMKQMEKMRHRSGDPKLKDKVKSSEEARKRSLDLPSKKPLGLDSQLKEKKMKELGPLTPVLSTESKPHPPVGTDSKDWLAGPHMKEILPASPRPDQSRPTGVPAPASVVSCPSYEEVMQTPRTPSCSNEDYTDLMFDCADSQHSIPVSTMSMNACSPSFFDRYTNTSGGLPENPSQTPTRTLPTNLYRSISVDIRRTPEEEFTVGEKFFRQQSVPATSNYDSPVQHIMEEKVSLPTVPAEKFPCLSPGYYSPDYGIPSPKVETLHCTSGAIGNVAPSPESVFSGLQAKSSPSHRDELLAPSIEGALPPDLGIPLDATEDQQATAAIIPPEPSYLQPIEEGPFNAVISEEDNTDWANPPRTSEEPIPQSLIGTSSETPVNWTVGSELLIKSPQRFSESPKPFCSSDSIHPAPVPFIPSDSPYPVSPISYPLTVSEPGLNDVKEVAEEAIQGEITASEEQTSYMPPSRLDSFFTNCKPLPEETPEIVQESTCIPTVTQVEALGSLENNFLENNISVINQEEPVAWPDPFTNAEDDLDLGPFSLPELPLQTKDVPDTEMTEAEPMGESTVVASESANPVDPGVFNGSLSLLAANEQEELPPSQAATLLPVAPGPEPEEPKPEAISVEAAVEAGNMPEEKTAEQLESHSFQPMVSTDLPPQTGDQEGETNPEDAFVSNCTLETCAENNLAQANVDGAGTQEDVVVSTVIQTGSSQVEPTQGNVQPEAVESVPKPVPEVPKPPKVEEIPQRITRNRAQMLANQNKQNTSPSEKEFPPVSTPSTRAKGRVTEEEDSQAQHPRKRRFQRSNQQLQQQINTSTQQTREMIQQTLAAIVDAIKLDDIEPYHSDRSNPYFEYLQIRKKIEEKRKILCYITPQAPQCYAEYVTYTGSYLLDGKPLSKLHIPVIAPPPSLAEPLKELFKQQETVRGKLRLQHSIEREKLIVSCEQEILRVHCRAARTIANQAVPFSACTMLLDSEVYNMPLESQGDENKSVRDRFNARQFISWLQDVDDKYDRMKTCLLMRQQHEAAALNAVQRMEWQLKVQELDPAGHKSLCVNEVPSFYVPMVDVNDDFVLLPA; from the exons AAAAGCAGGGTCCTGAGAGGAAGAGGATTAAAAAGGAGCCCGCCACCAGGAAGCCTGGTTTACTGTTTGGAATGGGGCTATCTGGAATTAGAGCAGGCTATCCACTCTCAGAGCGCCAGCAGGTCGCCCTTCTTATGCAGATGACAGCAGAGGAGTCTGCCAATAGCCCAG TAGACACAACACCAAAGCATCCCTCTCAGTCTACAGTTTGTCAGAAGGGAACTCCTAACTCTGCCTCCAAAACCAAAGATAAagtaaataagagaaatgagcgTGGAGAAACTCGACTGCATCGGGCTGCCATCAGAGGAGATGCCCGGCGCATCAAGGAGCTCATCAATGAGGGAGCCGATGTCAACGTGAAAGACTTTGCAG GCTGGACAGCATTGCACGAGGCATGTAACCGAGGTTACTATGATGTTGCAAAGCAGTTGCTTGCTGCAGGTGCTGAAGTCAATACAAAGGGGTTGGATGATGACACCCCACTGCATGATGCAGCCAATAATGGTCACTACAAG gTGGTGAAGTTATTGTTACGATATGGAGGGAATCCTCATCAGAGTAACAGGAAGGGAGAGACACCTTTGAAAGTAGCCAATTCTCCAACTATGGTGAATCTCCTACTGGGAAAGGGTACCTACACTTCAAGCGAAGAGAGCTCAACAG AGAGTTCAGAAGAAGAAGATGCCCCGTCATTTGCACCTTCTAGTTCAGTTGATGGCAATAACACGGACTCTGAATTTGAAAAAGGCCTGAAGCATAAGGCCAAGAATCAGGAGCCTCCAAAAACAGTTACCCCTGTGAAGGATGAGTATGAATTTGATGAGGATGACGAACAAGACAGAGTTCCTCCAGTTGATGATAAGCATTTACTGAAAAAGGATTACAGAAAAGAAACTAAATCCAATAGTTTTATATCTATTCCCAAAATGGAAGTTAAAACCTATACTAAAAATAACACAATTGCACCAAAGAAAGCTGCCCATCGCATCCTTTCAGACACCTCAGATGAAGAGGATGCAAGTGTCACTGTGGGCACCGGAGAGAAGCTCAGACTTTCAGCTCATTCTGTATTGCCCAGTAACAAGACCCGAGAGTCCTCTAACATCAagcaacagaaagagaaaaacaaagttaaaaagaagcggaagaaagagacaaaaggcaAGGAAGTTCGATTTGgcaaaaaaaatgacaagtttTGTTCTTCAGAGTCAGAGAGTGAGAATTTGGAGAGCGATGAGGATGACAGAGACTCTGTTGAAAGCTCTAATTGTCTCAAGGACTCCACTATCGTGCTAAAGGAGCCCTCCCTCTTCAGCTCACTTTCTGCCTCATCTACTTCTTCTCATGCAAGTCTAGGATCCCAGAAACAGAACTCAAATCTCGCAGAACAGCACTCCAAGCATTGGAGAACAGATAACTGGAaaaccatttcttctccagcttggTCGGATGTCAGTTCTTTATCAGACTCTACAAGGACAAGACTAACAAGTGAGTCTGATTATACATCTGAAGACTCCAGCTTGGCATCATTGAAACCAGTTAGAAAGAAACaggaacacaaaaagaaaaacgcCCCACATAATACAGTATCTGAAAAGAAGAACTCATTCCATTCCAATGTGGATGGAGCAATTCCAAAACTAGATAAAGAGGGGAAAGTTGTTAaaaagcataaaacaaaacataaacacaaaaacaaagacaaaggaCAGTGTTCAAACAATCAagatattaaattgaaaagtttttcttATGATTATGAGGACTCTAAGCAAAAGTCAGATAAGGCCTTAATTGTTGATAGTGAAAATccaattgaaaataaattaaaagtactAAAGCATGATAGAGAACAtttcaagaaagaagagaaaataatcaaaactaaGTCTGAGGAAAAGGAATGGTTGTTTAAAGATGAGATAATAAAAGTCTCTAAAGAAGAGAAATCACTAAAAAGAGTCAAAGATGGGAGCAAAGAACTCAGTAAGGCtttcagagaggagaaagaccGATCAAGtaaaactgaaaaagagaaatcaGTAAAGGAGAAGTCTCCCAAAGAGGAGAAACTCAGAATTCACAAAGAAGAacgaaagaaaaaatcaaaagacaAGCAGTCaaagtcagagaagaaaaatgacatgAAGGAGGAGAAAATTTCCAAATCtgagaaagagaaaacttttaaagaagataaagaaaaatttaaaaaagaaaaagtttataggGAAGAATCTGGTTTTGATGAATTTTGTAACAAAAGTCAGTTTTTAGAGAATGAAGATAGCAAATTCAGCCTTTCTGATGATCAGCAAGAGAGGTGGTTTTCTGATTTATCTGACTCATCATTTGATTTCAAAGGAGAAGATAGTTGGGATTCTCCAGTGACAGACTATAGGGAGATAAAAAATGACTCAGTAGCAAAACTAATCTTGGAAacagtgaaagaagaaacaaaagaaaagaagagggataacaaaaataaagaaaagagagaatataatgaaaaacGTAATGAAAAAgactctttctttaaaaagaaagacagagactatTTGGACAAAacctctgaaaaaaagaaagaccccaTGGAGAAACACAAAAGTATTTCCAGTTACTTgtcagagaaggagaaaaggagaaaagactcTGCAGATGGTATTAAGGAGCGGAAAGAAAAAGATGTGGGTGATAGCtgcaaagagagaaaagactcATTCGATAGTTCCAAAGACAGAAAAGATGCCAAGGTTAAACAAGAGGAGACCTACAGAGATGATCTTAAAGAATATGGTtgtgaaaatttttttaaggacAAATTAGATTCAGAATTTGGAAAAAATCTAGAGACTTGGGAAAGACATCattcagggaaagaaaaggataaaaaagataCGATTGATAAGGAcaaaaaagagaagcagaaatcagataaatataaagaaaaatctaaagaaatagacaaagaaaaaaatgaaaaatctatccttgaaaaaaatcagaaagacaaagaattggataaatgttttaaagagaaaaaagagacaaaggaaaaatacaaGGATTTGCacaacaaagacaaagaaaggaagtCTTCCCTTGatcaaattaaagaaaagaaagacaaaaatttctcaggcaccATCTCAGAGGACTTTGctgaaaaaagagatgaaaaaaagactaaagaTAAAAGCTGGTACATTGCAGATATTTTCACAGATGAAAGTGAGGATGAAAAAGAAGAGTATAGTACAGGTGGATTCAAAATTGGGGATACTATAGGCAATGAAGTTCCAAGATCAGAGAATGTACAAGAAAAAGATGAGGATAAAGAACCTTATACTTCAGAGAAACACCGGAAGTATTCTTCAGATAAGCAACACTCTGGAGAAAAGCAGAAAGATAAAGAAtccaaggagaagaaaaaggaaaagggattaacagaaggaggaaaagataaaaaagaaaaaaactttgaaaaacacAAAGACAAGAAGGATAAAGATTCTATTGAAAAATATAAGGATAGAAAAGATAGAACTTCCATTGACTCtatccaagaaaagaaaagtaaacaaaaaattcctgaaaaggtagaaaggaaacACTCCACTGATGACAAggttaaaaacaaacataaagaaaAGCTGGATAAAGAACATTCCAAAGAGAGGAAGTCTTCAAAGGGGGGTGATATGGAGAAAAGCTTGTTGGAGAAGTTGGAAGAAGAAGCCCTCAATGAATATAGAGATGACTCCAACGATAAGATAAGTGAACTCTCATCTGACAGCTTTACTGACCGAGGGCAAGATCCTGGCATGAGCAGTCTCCTTGAATCATCATTCGCAGAGCCTGCTGAGGACAAGTTTAAggattctatttcctttccttccctacaAGACAAATTGAAAGAAAAGGAGCGACACAGGcattcctcatcttcatcaaagaaaagtcatgaaagggaaaaagccaagaaagagaagtctgagaaaaaagaaaaaggtgatgATTTTAAGGACAGTAGAAAAGAATCGACCCAGTATGAAAAAGACTTCTCCTTGGATGGTGATGCTTTTGGCATATCATATAACATGAAAACAGAGGTAGATGATGAATTAGATAAAACAATTGAATTTTTCtctgaaaagaaagacaaaaatgattctGAGAGGGAACTTTccaagaaatcagaaaaggaaaaagtttatGCTTCAAATTCCATCAGTACaactaaagaaaagaagaaaagagataaacatcgagaaaaatggaaagatgaaaaagagaaacacagagaaaaacaCACAGATGGATTTTTTAAGCATCATAAGGATGAACAGAAGTCTGTGATTAAAGAGAAGGACAGTTCTCAAGTGAATGCTTTCAAAGATAAATCAAAGGATGAAAGTGTCAAGCTTAGTGAAAGCAgattaaaagagaaggaaaagtctgACTCATTGAAGATTAGTAACGGAAATGATAAAATCCCACCATCCAAAGACACAGCAAAGAAGGATACCAGACCCAGAGAAAAACTTTTAGGAGATGGTGACTTGATGATGACAAGTTTTGAGAGAATGCTATGCCAAAAAGACCTGGAGATAGAAGAGCGCCACAAAAGGCACAAAGAACGAATGAAGCAGATGGAGAAGATGAGGCACAGATCTGGGGATCCCAAGCTGAAAGATAAAGTGAAGTCCTCAGAGGAGGCAAGGAAGAGGAGTCTGGATCTGCCTTCCAAAAAACCGTTGGGACTGGACTCTCAGcttaaagagaaaaagatgaaggaGTTAGGCCCCCTGACGCCTGTTCTGTCCACGGAAAGCAAGCCCCACCCTCCCGTGGGCACGGACTCTAAAGACTGGTTGGCCGGTCctcacatgaaagaaatcctACCTGCTTCCCCACGACCGGACCAGAGCCGTCCCACAGGGGTTCCAGCTCCAGCCTCTGTGGTTTCCTGCCCTAGTTATGAGGAAGTGATGCAGACTCCTAGAACACCATCGTGCAGTAACGAAGATTATACAGATTTGATGTTTGACTGTGCTGATTCTCAGCATTCTATACCTGTCTCCACCATGTCCATGAATGCATGCTCCCCGTCCTTCTTTGACAGGTACACAAATACTTCTGGTGGGCTTCCTGAAAACCCCAGTCAAACTCCTACAAGGACTCTTCCCACAAACCTTTACCGTTCGATCTCAGTTGATATCAGGAGAACCCCTGAAGAGGAATTCACTGTTGGGGAGAAGTTTTTCAGGCAGCAAAGTGTACCTGCTACATCAAATTATGATTCTCCAGTGCAACATATAATGGAAGAAAAGGTTTCTTTACCAACTGTTCCTGCAGAAAAGTTTCCATGTTTGTCTCCTGGGTACTACTCTCCAGATTATGGTATTCCTTCACCCAAAGTTGAAACGTTACATTGTACATCAGGGGCTATTGGAAATGTTGCCCCATCTCCTGAGAGTGTTTTCTCTGGTTTGCAAGCAAAATCCTCTCCTTCTCATAGAGATGAGCTTTTGGCTCCATCCATAGAAGGTGCTCTTCCCCCTGATTTGGGCATCCCATTGGATGCCACTGAAGACCAACAAGCAACTGCTGCCATTATTCCACCAGAGCCCAGCTATCTGCAACCAATTGAAGAGGGCCCCTTTAATGCTGTTATTTCAGAAGAGGATAATACAGATTGGGCAAACCCTCCCAGAACCTCAGAGGAGCCTATTCCTCAGAGTTTAATTGGGACTTCCTCTGAAACCCCTGTAAATTGGACAGTTGGATCCGAACTTCTCATTAAATCCCCACAGAGATTTTCAGAGTCTCCCAAACCTTTCTGTTCTTCAGATTCCATCCATCCAGCTCCTGTGCCATTTATACCTTCTGATTCTCCTTACCCAGTTTCTCCTATTTCATATCCCTTGACTGTATCTGAACCAGGTCTTAATGATGTAAAGGAAGTTGCGGAAGAAGCAATTCAAGGAGAAATAACAGCATCAGAGGAACAAACTTCTTACATGCCCCCTTCTAGACTAGACTCATTCTTTACCAACTGTAAGCCTCTACCAGAAGAAACACCTGAGATTGTTCAGGAATCCACATGTATACCAACGGTAACTCAGGTCGAAGCTCTAGGCTCCCTGGAAAACAACTTTTTAGAAAATAACATTTCTGTCATAAATCAAGAAGAACCAGTGGCATGGCCTGATCCTTTTACAAATGCAGAAGATGACTTAGATTTGGGTCCTTTTTCTTTACCTGAACTTCCACTTCAAACTAAAGATGTCCCTgacactgaaatgactgaagcaGAACCTATGGGAGAGAGTACTGTTGTTGCCTCAGAAAGTGCAAATCCTGTTGACCCAGGAGTCTTCAATGGGAGCCTTTCTTTATTAGCTGCAAATGAACAAGAGGAGCTGCCCCCTAGCCAGGCAGCTACCCTCCTGCCTGTGGCACCAGGGCCTGAACCTGAAGAACCAAAGCCAGAAGCCATTTCTGTGGAAGCTGCTGTGGAAGCAGGGAACATGCCAGAGGAGAAGACTGCTGAGCAGTTAGAATCCCATTCTTTTCAACCAATGGTATCTACTGACCTTCCTCCTCAGACAGGTGACCAAGAGGGGGAAACAAATCCTGAAGACGCCTTTGTGTCAAACTGTACGTTGGAGACTTGTGCTGAGAATAATTTGGCCCAGGCAAATGTCGATGGTGCTGGCACACAAGAAGATGTTGTAGTAAGTACTGTCATTCAGACAGGGTCTTCCCAGGTGGAACCAACCCAAGGCAATGTCCAGCCAGAAGCTGTGGAGTCTGTGCCCAAGCCAGTACCTGAAGTTCCCAAACCGCCCAAAGTCGAAGAAATTCCTCAACGAATCACCAGGAACCGTGCTCAGATGCTAGCCAATCAAAATAAACAGAACACCTCCCCCTCAGAAAAAGAATTTCCACCAGTTTCTACTCCTTCCACAAGAGCAAAGGGGCGAGTCACGGAAGAAGAAGATTCTCAGGCCCAGCACCCTCGAAAACGTCGTTTCCAGCGCTCCAACCAACAGCTGCAGCAACAAATTAATACATCGACCCAGCAGACTAGGGAAATGATACAGCAAACATTGGCAGCCATTGTCGATGCTATAAAACTGGATGACATTGAACCCTATCATAGCGATAGGTCAAACCCATATTTTGAATACCTTCAGATCAGGAAAAAGATTGAGGAAAAGCGGAAAATTCTATGCTACATCACTCCCCAGGCACCCCAGTGTTATGCTGAATATGTCACTTACACAGGTTCTTACCTGTTGGACGGCAAGCCCCTCAGCAAGCTTCACATTCCAGTG